One Desulfovibrio sp. Fe33 DNA segment encodes these proteins:
- a CDS encoding TIGR00730 family Rossman fold protein, whose translation MHRSKQYLIDDLSIHESWRLFKIMSEIVDGFENLSEIGPAVSVFGSARVKPDEPLYQKTEQLSKALSEAGFSVITGGGPGLMEAGNKGAFENDGESIGLHIHLPMEQKSNAFLNVKSEFRYFFIRKLMFIKYALAYVALPGGYGTLDELSEALVLIQTHRIKPFPIVLFGTEFWTGLIDWFRDQMVSNGFCKAEDLELFIVTDDVSEVVSHIRKHVIV comes from the coding sequence ATACATCGTTCCAAGCAATATCTCATCGATGATCTGTCCATTCACGAGTCCTGGCGGCTCTTCAAGATCATGTCCGAAATTGTCGACGGTTTCGAAAACCTGTCCGAGATCGGCCCGGCCGTATCCGTGTTCGGCTCGGCCAGGGTCAAACCGGACGAACCGCTCTACCAGAAGACCGAGCAGCTGTCCAAGGCCCTGTCCGAAGCCGGATTTTCGGTCATAACCGGCGGCGGCCCGGGCTTGATGGAAGCCGGAAACAAGGGTGCGTTCGAGAACGACGGCGAATCCATCGGCCTGCACATCCACCTGCCCATGGAACAGAAGAGCAACGCGTTCCTGAACGTCAAGAGCGAATTCCGCTACTTCTTCATCCGCAAGCTCATGTTCATCAAGTATGCGCTGGCCTACGTTGCGCTGCCCGGCGGATACGGCACCCTGGACGAGCTTTCCGAAGCCCTGGTGCTTATCCAGACCCACCGCATCAAGCCGTTCCCCATCGTACTCTTCGGCACCGAATTCTGGACGGGGCTCATCGACTGGTTCAGGGACCAGATGGTCTCCAACGGCTTCTGCAAGGCCGAAGACCTCGAATTGTTCATCGTCACGGACGACGTGAGCGAAGTAGTCAGCCACATCCGCAAGCACGTAATCGTCTAG
- a CDS encoding DMT family transporter — protein sequence MTDNRKALLFGLATVTIWSTVASAFKIALRGLDPLQLLLCACAVSIAALTLILSFQGKLGEIRRMGRRETLRCALLGALNPFLYYAILFKAYDLLPAQEAQPINYTWAVTLSLLSVPLLGQKLSFKDLGAIVLSYLGVVVISTHGDPFSMRFSSLPGVALALGSTIIWAVYWIFNTRSKADPIAGLLLSFLTGFPLILAATLLFSELPPLEPRPLLAAAYVGLFEMGITFALWLTAMKYAAKPSGGGTARVANLIFLSPFLSLIFIHFLVGETIHPATVAGLAFIIAGNALMQYRPKKRA from the coding sequence GTGACCGACAACCGGAAAGCCCTTCTCTTCGGCCTGGCCACGGTGACCATCTGGTCCACCGTGGCCTCGGCCTTCAAAATCGCCCTGCGCGGGCTGGACCCGCTCCAACTCCTGCTCTGCGCCTGCGCGGTTTCCATCGCGGCTCTGACGCTGATCCTGTCTTTCCAGGGAAAACTCGGCGAAATCCGACGAATGGGGCGCAGGGAAACCCTGCGTTGCGCCCTGCTCGGCGCGCTCAACCCGTTTCTCTACTACGCCATCCTGTTCAAGGCATACGACCTGCTGCCCGCCCAGGAAGCCCAGCCCATAAACTACACCTGGGCCGTGACGCTGTCCCTGCTGTCCGTGCCCCTGCTCGGCCAGAAACTCTCTTTCAAGGACTTGGGCGCGATCGTCCTCAGCTACCTCGGCGTCGTGGTCATATCCACCCACGGCGACCCGTTCTCCATGCGCTTCTCCAGCCTGCCCGGCGTGGCCCTGGCCCTGGGCAGCACGATCATCTGGGCCGTCTACTGGATTTTCAACACCAGGAGCAAAGCCGACCCCATCGCCGGGCTGCTTCTCAGCTTCCTGACAGGCTTTCCGTTGATTCTGGCGGCCACGCTGCTCTTTTCCGAACTGCCGCCTCTGGAACCCCGCCCGCTCCTGGCCGCCGCATATGTGGGCCTCTTCGAAATGGGCATCACCTTCGCCCTCTGGCTCACGGCCATGAAATACGCAGCCAAGCCGTCGGGCGGCGGCACCGCCCGCGTGGCCAACCTCATTTTCCTTTCGCCCTTTCTCTCCCTGATCTTCATCCACTTCCTGGTGGGCGAAACCATCCACCCCGCCACCGTGGCGGGCCTAGCCTTCATCATCGCGGGCAACGCCCTGATGCAGTACAGGCCCAAGAAACGCGCCTGA
- a CDS encoding methyl-accepting chemotaxis protein, whose amino-acid sequence MEKSEIVAREADSRARDALVRAEQARRHGEAARCEGLLSAAGTLERSVQSIRDHSVILGAASGKARAGAAEQQRLMGEAASAMEEMNAAVGETAAGAGAAASEADMVMERAEAGSAVVARTLDSISEVSRNSQSLMESVAGLGSQAEGVGAIMGVISDIADQTNLLALNAAIEAARAGEAGRGFAVVADEVRKLAEKTMEATRDVGVAIQGIQAQVARTIDGVKAMAGLADEAAGMAGESGAALEEIVSHSGISAERIGAIAAASAQQSVSSEEVTRTIAAVHDISLATDQGMAEAVGAVEDLSARVEELAVMTGVFRLVGSGRVQEILGVLAGSEEVRSGRREPLEQAMRSALRENDFLELLYATDGHGRQTVSNMGGKVSGFAEDPAAFGADWSGRPWFRGAMDNRTFQISDVYTSSASGGECITVSGPYFGRDGQVLGVIAADVSVLGGGLR is encoded by the coding sequence GTGGAAAAGAGCGAAATTGTAGCCCGGGAGGCCGACTCCCGCGCGCGGGATGCTTTGGTCCGGGCCGAGCAGGCGCGCAGGCATGGCGAGGCCGCTAGGTGCGAAGGGCTCTTGTCCGCCGCCGGAACCCTTGAGCGTTCCGTGCAGTCCATTCGCGATCATTCGGTCATTCTGGGCGCTGCTTCGGGCAAGGCGCGGGCCGGTGCGGCGGAGCAGCAGCGGCTCATGGGCGAAGCGGCTTCGGCCATGGAGGAGATGAATGCGGCCGTGGGCGAGACCGCGGCCGGGGCCGGCGCGGCCGCTTCAGAGGCGGACATGGTGATGGAGCGCGCGGAGGCCGGTTCGGCTGTTGTCGCCCGGACCCTGGATTCCATCAGCGAGGTTTCCCGCAATTCCCAATCCTTGATGGAGAGCGTGGCCGGGCTTGGCTCCCAGGCGGAGGGGGTCGGGGCAATAATGGGCGTGATTTCCGACATCGCGGACCAGACGAATTTGTTGGCTCTCAACGCCGCCATCGAAGCCGCCAGGGCGGGGGAGGCCGGACGCGGTTTCGCTGTGGTGGCCGACGAGGTGCGCAAGCTGGCCGAAAAGACCATGGAAGCCACCCGCGACGTCGGTGTCGCCATCCAGGGCATTCAGGCTCAGGTGGCTCGAACCATTGACGGCGTCAAGGCCATGGCCGGACTGGCGGACGAAGCCGCCGGGATGGCCGGGGAGTCCGGGGCCGCCCTGGAAGAGATCGTGTCCCATTCCGGCATCAGCGCCGAACGCATCGGAGCCATTGCCGCCGCCTCGGCTCAGCAGTCGGTGTCGAGCGAGGAGGTCACTCGGACCATTGCCGCTGTGCATGATATCTCCTTGGCCACGGACCAGGGGATGGCCGAGGCGGTCGGCGCCGTGGAAGATCTGTCCGCGCGAGTGGAGGAATTGGCGGTCATGACCGGCGTGTTTCGGTTGGTCGGCAGCGGCAGGGTTCAGGAAATTCTCGGCGTCCTGGCCGGTTCCGAAGAGGTCCGGTCCGGGCGGCGCGAACCCCTGGAGCAGGCCATGCGCAGCGCCTTGCGGGAGAATGATTTTCTGGAGCTCCTGTATGCCACCGACGGGCACGGCAGGCAGACGGTCAGCAACATGGGGGGCAAGGTTTCCGGCTTCGCCGAGGACCCTGCGGCCTTTGGCGCGGACTGGAGCGGACGGCCCTGGTTCCGGGGGGCGATGGACAACCGAACTTTTCAGATTTCCGATGTGTACACATCCTCGGCTTCGGGCGGAGAGTGCATCACCGTGTCCGGTCCCTATTTCGGCCGGGATGGGCAGGTCCTCGGCGTCATCGCCGCGGATGTCAGTGTTTTGGGAGGCGGCTTGCGATAG
- the gpmI gene encoding 2,3-bisphosphoglycerate-independent phosphoglycerate mutase: MAEPKKTLLLILDGWGIAPEGAGNCVRNAATPNIDRLLADYPSTRLICSGRSVGLPDGFMGNSEVGHMNIGGGRVIYQDMTRIDMSIEDGSFAKNPVLKGMMDKTKAGSGRLHLMGLLSDGGVHSHLRHLFALLEMAKAESVPEVYVHLFMDGRDTAQKGGLAYMRTLLAKLDELGVGRIATLSGRFWAMDRDKRFERVEVAYRALVDGRGVEVDDPVAAIEASYAAGEFDEFVKPSVVTGVNGRIGDGDGLFFFNFRADRAREISRAIFDKDFSEFDRPNMPDLAAFATMTQYESGFPMETAFPPENYEGTLGEFASGRGMKQLRIAETEKYAHVTYFLNCGREEPFPGEDRIMIPSPREVATYDLKPQMSADEVADTLIGKWGEYDLCVCNLANLDMVGHTGVMEAAEKACVAVDGCVGRIVDTVLESGGRVLMTADHGNAEQMLDAEGAPHTAHSTNPVPLVFMEKGREDAVLEEGILGDIAPTVIGLWGLEPPAGMTGKNLVQKG, from the coding sequence ATGGCCGAACCAAAGAAGACGCTTCTGCTGATACTGGACGGCTGGGGCATCGCCCCGGAAGGCGCGGGCAACTGCGTGCGCAATGCCGCCACCCCGAATATCGATCGGCTCCTGGCCGACTATCCCTCCACCCGTCTGATCTGCTCCGGCCGGTCCGTGGGGCTGCCCGACGGTTTCATGGGCAACTCCGAGGTGGGGCACATGAACATCGGCGGCGGTCGGGTCATCTACCAGGACATGACCCGCATCGATATGTCCATTGAGGACGGCTCCTTTGCGAAGAATCCGGTCCTCAAGGGGATGATGGACAAGACCAAGGCCGGTTCCGGACGGCTCCATCTCATGGGTCTTCTCTCGGACGGCGGGGTGCATTCCCATCTGCGCCACCTGTTCGCCCTGCTGGAAATGGCCAAGGCGGAGAGCGTTCCCGAGGTCTATGTCCATTTGTTCATGGACGGCCGCGACACGGCGCAGAAGGGCGGTCTCGCCTACATGCGCACCCTCCTGGCCAAGCTGGACGAACTCGGCGTGGGCAGGATCGCGACTTTGTCCGGTCGGTTCTGGGCCATGGATCGCGACAAGCGGTTCGAGCGTGTGGAAGTGGCCTACAGGGCTTTGGTGGACGGTCGGGGCGTCGAGGTCGACGATCCTGTCGCGGCCATCGAGGCTTCCTATGCGGCGGGCGAATTCGACGAGTTCGTCAAGCCGAGCGTGGTGACGGGCGTGAATGGCCGCATCGGCGACGGCGACGGCCTGTTTTTCTTCAATTTTCGCGCGGACCGCGCCAGGGAAATCAGCCGGGCCATCTTTGACAAGGATTTCAGCGAATTCGATCGCCCCAACATGCCCGATCTGGCCGCCTTTGCGACCATGACCCAGTACGAATCCGGTTTCCCCATGGAAACGGCTTTTCCGCCGGAGAATTATGAGGGCACCCTGGGCGAGTTCGCCTCGGGCCGGGGCATGAAGCAGTTGCGCATTGCCGAGACCGAGAAGTACGCCCATGTGACCTATTTTCTCAATTGCGGGCGCGAGGAGCCATTCCCCGGCGAGGACCGGATCATGATCCCGTCTCCGCGCGAGGTGGCGACCTACGACCTCAAGCCGCAGATGAGCGCGGACGAAGTCGCGGATACCCTGATCGGCAAGTGGGGTGAATACGATTTGTGCGTCTGCAACCTGGCCAATCTGGACATGGTCGGACACACGGGCGTCATGGAGGCCGCTGAAAAGGCGTGCGTTGCCGTGGACGGCTGTGTGGGCCGCATCGTGGATACGGTGCTCGAAAGCGGCGGCCGGGTGCTCATGACCGCCGACCACGGCAACGCCGAGCAGATGCTGGACGCCGAAGGCGCTCCGCACACGGCCCATTCCACCAATCCGGTGCCTCTTGTCTTTATGGAAAAGGGGCGTGAGGACGCGGTGCTCGAAGAGGGAATCCTCGGCGATATCGCCCCCACCGTCATCGGTCTGTGGGGATTGGAGCCGCCCGCCGGGATGACCGGCAAGAACCTGGTACAAAAGGGATAA
- the rsfS gene encoding ribosome silencing factor codes for MASVDKARSVAGWLDDKQGERITLIDVTGLSSVTDMILVVSARGVKHAQALASHVLDKAAEENMEFLSMEGHKTGEWVLIDLNDVLVHVFLDDLREFYNIEGMWTEAPRVGLEA; via the coding sequence ATGGCAAGCGTGGACAAGGCCCGTAGCGTGGCCGGTTGGCTTGACGACAAGCAGGGCGAGCGGATCACCCTTATCGACGTGACCGGCTTGAGCTCGGTCACGGACATGATTCTGGTGGTTTCGGCCAGGGGCGTGAAGCACGCGCAGGCGTTGGCCTCCCATGTCCTGGACAAGGCCGCCGAGGAAAACATGGAATTCCTGAGCATGGAAGGCCACAAGACCGGCGAGTGGGTCCTGATCGACCTCAACGATGTGCTGGTTCACGTCTTCCTGGACGACCTGCGGGAATTCTACAACATCGAAGGCATGTGGACCGAGGCTCCCAGAGTGGGGCTGGAGGCGTGA
- a CDS encoding nitroreductase family protein, producing the protein MTFRELVERNRTRRKFDESRPIRADELVELVDLARFMPSGRNMQPLKYIVTADPEQCAKVFPLLGWAGYLTDWKGPAEGERPTGYIVMLLDRELADSPGCDHGIACQTLMLGAVDKGYGGCIIATVNRPKLAAIFDLPDRYEILMVLALGVPAQDVVVEPLPSGGSIKYWTGEDGKHHVPKRGLDELLVGRFPED; encoded by the coding sequence ATGACATTCAGGGAATTGGTGGAGCGCAACCGGACCCGGCGGAAGTTCGACGAGAGCAGGCCGATACGCGCGGACGAACTGGTCGAACTGGTCGATCTCGCCCGGTTCATGCCTTCGGGCCGGAACATGCAGCCTCTCAAGTACATCGTCACCGCCGACCCGGAGCAATGCGCCAAGGTGTTTCCGCTTCTGGGCTGGGCCGGTTATCTTACGGATTGGAAAGGCCCGGCCGAGGGTGAGCGGCCCACTGGGTACATCGTCATGCTCCTGGACAGGGAGTTGGCCGATTCTCCCGGCTGCGACCACGGCATAGCCTGCCAGACCCTCATGCTCGGGGCCGTGGACAAGGGATACGGCGGCTGCATCATCGCCACCGTAAACCGACCCAAGCTGGCCGCCATATTCGATCTCCCTGATCGTTACGAGATTCTGATGGTTCTGGCTCTGGGCGTTCCGGCCCAGGATGTGGTTGTGGAACCGCTTCCCTCCGGCGGCAGTATAAAGTATTGGACCGGCGAGGACGGGAAGCATCATGTGCCCAAACGCGGGCTCGACGAGCTGCTGGTGGGGCGTTTTCCCGAAGACTGA
- a CDS encoding phenylacetate--CoA ligase family protein encodes MIYDVKNETLPREDLEALQLRRLQALCERVYANVPFYKKKFDEKGVKPQDIKTLKDVRLLPFTVKQDLRDQYPFGMFAVPKDQIVRIHSSSGTTGTATVVGYTKRDIENWGQLVARCLMAAGASASDTVHNAYGYGLFTGGLGAHYGAEALGATVVPMSGGSTRRQVTLLKDFAPDVICCTPSYALFLAETGLEMGIDIRDLPLRIGIFGAEPWTNEMRTEIEKKLGITAIDIYGLSEVMGPGVAIECAAAQDGLHIQEDHFLAETINPVTGEPVAPGEEGELVFTTLTKEGIPLIRYRTRDLTVLNTTPCKCGRTTARMKRVTGRSDDMLIIRGVNVFPSQIESILIDTEGLTPHYQLIVERQGNLDTLEVRVEVNEALFSDEIKSLQRVESKVMKNIKEFLGVTAKVKLVEPKSIERSLGKAKRIIDNRNKG; translated from the coding sequence ATGATCTACGACGTTAAGAATGAGACGCTGCCCAGGGAGGACCTGGAAGCCCTCCAATTACGAAGGCTCCAGGCTTTATGTGAACGGGTGTACGCCAACGTTCCGTTCTACAAGAAAAAATTCGATGAGAAAGGGGTCAAGCCTCAGGACATCAAAACCCTGAAGGACGTCAGGCTGCTGCCGTTCACCGTCAAACAGGACCTCCGCGACCAGTATCCCTTCGGGATGTTCGCCGTGCCCAAGGACCAGATCGTCCGCATCCATTCCTCCTCCGGCACCACCGGCACGGCCACCGTGGTAGGCTACACCAAGCGGGACATCGAGAACTGGGGCCAGCTCGTGGCCCGGTGCCTGATGGCCGCGGGAGCCTCCGCGTCGGACACCGTCCACAACGCATACGGCTACGGACTTTTCACCGGCGGCCTGGGCGCGCACTACGGTGCCGAAGCGCTGGGCGCCACAGTGGTTCCCATGTCCGGCGGCTCCACCCGCAGGCAGGTAACCCTGCTCAAGGACTTCGCCCCGGATGTCATCTGTTGTACCCCCTCCTACGCCCTGTTCCTGGCCGAGACCGGCCTTGAAATGGGCATCGACATCCGCGATCTGCCCCTGCGCATCGGCATTTTCGGAGCCGAGCCCTGGACCAACGAAATGCGCACGGAAATCGAAAAGAAACTCGGCATCACGGCCATCGACATCTACGGACTGTCCGAGGTCATGGGCCCGGGCGTGGCCATCGAGTGCGCGGCCGCCCAGGACGGCCTGCACATCCAGGAGGACCACTTCCTGGCCGAGACCATCAACCCCGTGACCGGCGAACCCGTCGCACCGGGCGAGGAAGGCGAGCTCGTCTTCACCACCTTGACCAAGGAAGGCATCCCGCTCATCCGCTACCGCACCCGCGACCTGACCGTCCTGAACACCACCCCGTGCAAATGCGGCCGCACCACCGCCCGCATGAAGCGCGTGACCGGCCGTTCCGACGACATGCTCATCATCCGCGGCGTCAACGTGTTCCCGTCCCAAATCGAATCCATCCTCATCGACACCGAGGGGCTTACGCCGCATTACCAGCTTATCGTGGAGCGGCAGGGCAACCTCGACACCCTTGAAGTCCGCGTGGAAGTCAATGAGGCCCTGTTCTCCGACGAGATCAAGAGTTTACAGCGTGTGGAATCGAAGGTAATGAAGAACATTAAAGAATTCCTCGGCGTCACCGCCAAGGTCAAGCTCGTCGAGCCCAAGAGCATCGAACGTTCCTTGGGCAAGGCCAAGCGAATCATCGACAACCGCAACAAGGGCTAA
- a CDS encoding ACT domain-containing protein, with product MKVDQLSIFLENRAGRLAEVTRILSDSGVNIRALSLADTSDFGILRLIVSDFEKAKDKLKAAGFTVGRTSVVAVEVNDQPGGLHNILGMLQEAGINVEYMYAFVQQSGDSAVLIFRFDRTDQGIELLSKNNITIIPGDKLYTM from the coding sequence ATGAAAGTCGATCAACTCTCCATATTTCTGGAAAACCGGGCCGGTCGCCTGGCCGAGGTCACCCGCATCCTGTCCGATTCAGGCGTGAATATCCGCGCCCTGTCCCTGGCCGACACTTCGGATTTCGGCATTCTGCGCCTCATCGTCTCGGATTTCGAGAAGGCCAAGGACAAGCTGAAGGCGGCGGGCTTCACCGTGGGCCGCACCTCGGTAGTGGCCGTTGAGGTCAACGACCAGCCTGGCGGCCTGCACAATATCCTGGGTATGCTCCAGGAAGCGGGCATCAACGTGGAATACATGTACGCCTTTGTCCAGCAGTCCGGAGACTCCGCGGTCCTCATTTTCCGCTTCGACCGTACCGACCAGGGCATTGAACTGCTCAGCAAAAACAACATCACCATCATCCCCGGCGACAAGCTCTACACTATGTAG
- a CDS encoding substrate-binding periplasmic protein — protein MTFAQFSRGWPPFEMMLEGRPTGAASEIIRVSMPEGVEVRVKMIPASRSVLRIPGDTVYTRLESKDWIDNCDLYLWSEPVLNLKTVLFSRKDNPLEYKGPFSLVGMTIGCIKSFRYPEVEPLFRSGKANRYDVNSDVVLLRMLKAGRVDAALFDQYTARWIIRRSAELSWTDFHDSMRALGNTDLRLVFNRYSGWEERLPEVDELIRRNRMEGVYEKIMDKY, from the coding sequence GTGACGTTCGCTCAGTTCTCCAGGGGGTGGCCGCCGTTCGAGATGATGCTCGAAGGGAGGCCGACCGGGGCTGCGTCGGAGATCATCCGCGTTTCCATGCCCGAAGGGGTCGAGGTCCGCGTGAAGATGATTCCGGCTTCCAGAAGCGTGCTGCGGATACCGGGGGACACTGTTTATACGAGATTGGAGTCCAAGGATTGGATCGACAATTGCGATCTCTACCTGTGGAGCGAACCTGTCTTGAATTTGAAGACTGTCCTTTTTTCCAGGAAGGACAATCCATTGGAGTATAAGGGGCCGTTCAGCTTGGTCGGCATGACCATCGGCTGCATCAAGTCCTTCAGGTATCCCGAAGTGGAGCCGCTGTTCAGGAGCGGTAAGGCCAACCGCTATGACGTGAACAGCGACGTGGTCCTGCTGCGGATGCTCAAGGCGGGGAGGGTGGATGCTGCTCTGTTCGATCAGTATACGGCCCGGTGGATAATCCGTCGGTCTGCGGAATTGAGCTGGACGGATTTTCACGACTCCATGCGTGCGCTCGGCAATACCGATCTGCGTTTGGTCTTCAACCGGTATTCAGGCTGGGAAGAGCGTCTGCCCGAGGTCGATGAACTCATTCGCCGAAATCGGATGGAAGGGGTCTACGAAAAGATCATGGACAAGTATTGA
- a CDS encoding CPBP family intramembrane glutamic endopeptidase — translation MTAFSLWIEFLALFGLTPLLYAFGWLPIPKIPLLLAIAGVCLVYLTMNGFLRKTDIFGLMRESRQTLRTIAFRTLGVALISTLTVSIFLPEQLFGFPRARPLLWLAVMLLYPLLSALPQEIVYRAFLFHRYVPILKTETARTWASVLAFSFLHIVFGGWVAVALTIPAGYIFARTYRLTGSLFLASLEHAAYGCVIFTTGLGQFFHHAS, via the coding sequence ATGACCGCCTTTTCCCTATGGATCGAATTTCTGGCTCTATTCGGCCTGACCCCGCTGCTTTATGCATTCGGCTGGCTGCCCATTCCCAAAATCCCCCTGCTTCTGGCTATTGCGGGCGTCTGTCTTGTCTATCTCACCATGAACGGGTTCCTTCGAAAAACGGACATTTTCGGATTAATGCGAGAAAGCAGACAGACTTTGCGCACCATCGCTTTCAGGACCCTGGGCGTGGCCCTGATATCCACCCTGACGGTGTCGATTTTCCTTCCTGAACAGCTCTTCGGCTTTCCCCGCGCCCGCCCGCTCCTGTGGCTGGCCGTCATGCTTCTCTATCCGCTCCTGTCCGCCCTCCCCCAGGAAATCGTCTATCGCGCATTCCTCTTCCACCGCTACGTCCCCATCTTGAAAACCGAGACCGCCCGCACATGGGCCAGCGTCCTCGCCTTTTCCTTTCTCCACATCGTGTTCGGGGGCTGGGTAGCCGTGGCCTTGACGATACCGGCGGGGTACATATTCGCCCGGACCTACCGCCTGACCGGATCTCTTTTCCTGGCCTCGCTGGAACATGCCGCATACGGCTGCGTCATATTTACAACAGGACTCGGACAGTTCTTTCACCACGCCTCCTGA
- a CDS encoding Hpt domain-containing protein yields the protein MFTVFISQEPKRIQHIKDALKSGDVEKLRHLAHSLKGGAATIGVERVRECCLQLENACKTGNLDTAMSVMDGLEEEMRQAYEFMFNYLAEN from the coding sequence ATGTTTACCGTTTTCATCTCTCAGGAACCCAAGAGAATCCAACACATCAAGGACGCCCTGAAATCCGGCGATGTGGAAAAGTTGCGCCATCTGGCCCACTCCCTCAAGGGCGGAGCCGCCACCATCGGCGTGGAACGAGTTCGCGAATGCTGCCTGCAACTTGAGAATGCCTGCAAAACGGGCAACCTGGATACGGCCATGTCCGTCATGGATGGACTTGAAGAAGAGATGCGCCAGGCCTACGAATTCATGTTCAATTATCTGGCCGAGAACTAA
- a CDS encoding MATE family efflux transporter, translating into MAVPVLFSLVAEPLTGLADTAFVARLPGSEPVAALGVGTMAFSAIFWAFAFLGIATQTEVAHSVGRGDHDRAVKVISLACLLAVSIGLALLAVSIWFLAPIAAVFGAEGLVNELACEYMLYRLLGAPAVLVSLACFGGLRGAQDMRTPLYVAVGVNAVNILLDWALVFGVGSLPGMGVAGAAIASTVSQWVGAFWCLAVVRRTLGLTWRMRGAGMARLMRVGGDLFLRTGGVLVFLTLCTRTANRFGADQGAAFQAIRQFFIFSALFLDAFAITGQSLVGYFLGADDKQAARKVAGLVCWWSLGTGVVLCAAMLLGADLVAWLLVPPAAYAVFGPGWIVVSLSQPIGSLSFATDGIHWGTGDFAYLRNSMLFASAVGAACVLAVEAIRPEHVLVYIWLASALWTFIRAGLGLARIWPGIGRAPLKA; encoded by the coding sequence ATGGCCGTTCCCGTACTCTTTTCCCTGGTGGCGGAACCCCTGACAGGGTTGGCCGATACCGCATTCGTGGCCCGGCTCCCCGGCTCAGAGCCCGTGGCCGCCCTGGGTGTAGGCACCATGGCTTTTTCAGCCATTTTCTGGGCATTCGCCTTTCTCGGCATAGCCACCCAGACGGAGGTGGCGCACAGCGTGGGCAGAGGCGATCATGACCGCGCGGTCAAAGTGATCTCCTTGGCGTGCCTGCTCGCCGTCTCCATAGGTTTGGCGCTGTTGGCCGTTTCCATCTGGTTTCTGGCACCCATCGCGGCTGTTTTCGGAGCCGAGGGGCTGGTCAACGAACTCGCCTGCGAATATATGCTTTACCGGCTTCTCGGCGCGCCCGCCGTGCTGGTTTCCCTGGCCTGTTTCGGAGGATTGCGCGGGGCGCAGGACATGCGTACGCCCCTCTATGTGGCCGTGGGCGTCAATGCGGTCAACATCCTGCTCGACTGGGCGCTCGTTTTCGGCGTCGGGTCGCTTCCGGGCATGGGCGTGGCCGGGGCGGCGATCGCCAGCACGGTCAGCCAGTGGGTCGGCGCGTTCTGGTGTCTGGCCGTTGTCCGACGCACTCTTGGCCTGACCTGGCGTATGCGCGGCGCGGGCATGGCCCGGCTCATGCGCGTGGGCGGCGATCTGTTCCTGCGCACCGGAGGGGTGCTGGTATTTCTGACGCTCTGCACCCGCACCGCCAACAGGTTCGGCGCCGATCAGGGCGCGGCCTTCCAGGCTATCCGGCAGTTCTTTATCTTTTCGGCTTTGTTCCTCGATGCTTTCGCTATTACCGGGCAGAGCCTTGTGGGCTATTTCCTGGGCGCGGATGACAAACAGGCGGCGCGCAAGGTCGCTGGGCTGGTCTGCTGGTGGAGCTTGGGCACGGGCGTGGTCCTGTGCGCGGCTATGCTCCTCGGCGCAGACCTTGTCGCGTGGCTGCTGGTGCCTCCGGCTGCCTATGCGGTGTTCGGACCGGGCTGGATAGTGGTTTCCCTGTCCCAACCCATTGGTTCGCTTTCGTTCGCCACGGACGGCATCCATTGGGGGACCGGGGATTTCGCCTACCTGCGCAACAGTATGCTCTTTGCCTCTGCGGTGGGGGCGGCGTGTGTTCTGGCCGTCGAGGCGATACGCCCCGAGCATGTGCTGGTGTATATCTGGCTGGCCTCGGCCCTGTGGACTTTCATCCGGGCCGGTCTGGGGCTGGCGCGTATATGGCCGGGCATAGGCCGCGCGCCGCTCAAGGCATAG